The following proteins are encoded in a genomic region of Deinococcus cellulosilyticus NBRC 106333 = KACC 11606:
- a CDS encoding ABC transporter substrate-binding protein: MKKSALLLITLGLSGALAQSTDTIKVGAITSLTGRFATFGKMQKAGFQVAIKEINSRGGVLGKKLELVLEDDASDTNKALAAAEKLVNQGVPLIIGAYASSITKPLSQYLTREKVPLLVATAVDDTITNPGSPYVFRVNNASKAYTQGFIELFRKLQVKTIAVLTSNDAFGKSVMKDITTLGPEAGFKIVAQDSYDQGLSDFRPILNRFKSLDPDVVYLASYEADSVTIMRQSKEVGLKPRFFAGAATGFALPSFAKAAGDAAEGTLVSVTWSDDVRYAGALRLYKSLKTELKEEPSQHAAQSYAAMLAAADAIQRAGGLDREKVQQALKKTLLVTAYGPVKFRDYDGFTNQNPVVILITQVQKGKVVTVYPDRVSEAKVMEAK, from the coding sequence ATGAAGAAAAGTGCATTGCTTCTGATCACCCTGGGCCTCTCCGGTGCACTTGCCCAGAGTACTGACACCATCAAGGTGGGGGCCATCACCTCATTGACCGGACGTTTTGCAACCTTTGGCAAGATGCAGAAAGCCGGATTTCAGGTCGCCATCAAGGAAATCAACAGCAGGGGAGGGGTGCTGGGCAAGAAACTGGAACTCGTTCTGGAAGATGACGCCTCGGACACCAACAAGGCCCTGGCTGCCGCCGAGAAACTGGTCAACCAGGGGGTGCCCCTGATCATCGGAGCCTACGCATCGAGCATCACCAAGCCCCTTTCGCAGTACCTGACCCGCGAGAAAGTGCCGCTTCTGGTGGCCACCGCCGTGGATGACACCATCACCAACCCAGGGTCGCCTTATGTGTTCCGGGTCAACAATGCCTCCAAGGCCTACACGCAGGGCTTCATTGAACTCTTCAGGAAACTGCAGGTGAAAACCATCGCGGTCCTGACCTCCAATGACGCCTTTGGCAAGTCGGTGATGAAAGACATCACCACCCTCGGACCAGAAGCAGGATTCAAAATTGTTGCACAGGACAGTTACGACCAGGGGCTCAGTGACTTCAGGCCCATCCTCAACCGCTTCAAGTCCCTCGACCCGGATGTGGTTTATCTGGCGAGTTACGAGGCCGACTCGGTGACCATCATGCGCCAGAGCAAGGAGGTGGGCCTGAAACCGCGCTTCTTTGCCGGGGCCGCCACCGGATTTGCCCTGCCCAGCTTCGCGAAAGCCGCTGGTGACGCTGCAGAGGGGACCCTGGTGAGCGTCACCTGGAGTGATGACGTGCGGTACGCCGGGGCGCTCAGGCTGTACAAGAGCCTGAAAACCGAACTGAAAGAAGAACCCTCCCAGCATGCCGCCCAGTCCTATGCTGCCATGCTTGCCGCTGCTGACGCCATCCAGCGTGCTGGTGGTCTGGACCGTGAAAAAGTCCAGCAGGCCCTGAAAAAGACCCTGCTGGTCACCGCCTACGGTCCGGTGAAATTCCGCGATTACGATGGTTTCACCAACCAGAACCCGGTGGTCATCCTGATCACACAGGTGCAGAAGGGCAAAGTCGTGACGGTCTACCCTGATCGGGTCTCCGAGGCCAAAGTGATGGAGGCGAAATAG
- a CDS encoding branched-chain amino acid ABC transporter permease, producing the protein MEIFSQGMQALIDGLLTGGVYAMIGAGLSLIFGVMRIINFGHGDFVVLGMYSAFFAATALHMDPYLSILVVAPLAYLLGFAVHRLILSRLLGASEQSTKLASLGIGLVVSNAILLGFGTQPQTVDTTYSTSVWVMQVGTLELRFSVIRVVAMVITAALIFLLNRMLFTSEIGKAIRATGQNRLGAELQGVDTRRIYAVIFGIGTVLAATAGVLLLPLLSATPTMGTIFTNKAFVITILGGLGSMPGAIIGGLILGVVESLGSSIFPLIPFLNNHFGSNYRDAYGLIIFLLVLLLKPEGLFGRTVKRV; encoded by the coding sequence ATGGAGATCTTCTCACAGGGGATGCAGGCCCTCATTGACGGCCTCCTGACGGGCGGCGTTTACGCCATGATCGGGGCGGGCCTCTCCCTGATCTTCGGGGTGATGCGGATCATCAACTTCGGACACGGGGATTTTGTGGTGCTCGGCATGTACTCAGCGTTCTTTGCGGCCACAGCCCTCCACATGGACCCTTACCTGAGCATCCTGGTGGTGGCCCCACTGGCCTACCTGCTGGGTTTTGCAGTACATCGCCTGATCCTGTCCCGCTTGCTTGGAGCGAGTGAGCAGAGCACCAAACTGGCCTCGCTGGGCATCGGTCTGGTGGTCAGCAACGCCATCCTGCTGGGTTTCGGCACCCAGCCCCAGACGGTGGACACCACCTACTCCACCTCGGTGTGGGTCATGCAGGTGGGAACCCTGGAACTCCGCTTCAGCGTGATCCGGGTGGTGGCGATGGTGATCACTGCAGCCCTGATCTTTCTTTTGAACCGCATGCTCTTCACCAGTGAAATTGGCAAGGCCATCCGTGCCACCGGACAGAACCGCCTCGGGGCGGAACTGCAGGGGGTGGACACCCGCCGCATCTACGCTGTCATTTTCGGGATTGGCACGGTGCTGGCTGCAACCGCCGGGGTGCTGCTGCTTCCCCTGCTCTCGGCCACACCGACCATGGGCACCATCTTCACCAACAAGGCTTTCGTGATCACCATCCTGGGGGGCCTGGGAAGCATGCCCGGAGCGATCATCGGGGGCCTGATTCTGGGGGTGGTGGAATCGCTGGGGTCCAGCATTTTCCCCCTCATCCCCTTCCTGAACAACCATTTTGGCAGCAACTACCGGGATGCCTACGGCCTCATCATCTTCCTGCTGGTCCTGCTCCTGAAACCTGAGGGCCTGTTCGGACGGACGGTGAAACGCGTATGA
- a CDS encoding branched-chain amino acid ABC transporter permease, whose translation MKSRSPVLNPPSEGKSARWSPYFTLILVVALLACYPLLVPVLTQVSFLQGVNLNFGITTLILAGLALSWDILGGWTGQNSLGHAALVAVGAYSVTLLAEHGVAPWYGTLIGMGIAGLLAWGWGSMTFRLRGSYFTLSSIAVAEILRLVALNESWLTGGAEGKFMADLPKLFGTFDLFDRKVEFYVALGFVTLVLLFLHWLKSAKLGFYFRAVREDEDGAMALGVNPAKAKSTAFILSAVFTAMGGAIYALYLQALEPDNLMLVAFSIQIALLCIIGGRGTLYGGLVGAILLGVPSEIFRAQLQEANLLVYGILIVLVILYLPKGVMGTLEHWWYRKNHPLEKGGK comes from the coding sequence ATGAAATCCCGCTCACCCGTCCTGAACCCCCCCTCTGAAGGGAAAAGTGCCCGCTGGAGCCCTTACTTCACCCTGATTCTGGTGGTGGCCCTGCTTGCCTGCTATCCCCTGCTGGTTCCTGTGCTCACCCAGGTGTCCTTCCTGCAAGGGGTCAACCTGAACTTTGGCATCACCACCCTGATCCTGGCCGGACTGGCCCTCTCCTGGGACATCCTGGGCGGATGGACCGGGCAGAACAGCCTTGGGCATGCTGCTCTTGTTGCAGTGGGGGCCTACTCGGTGACCCTGCTTGCCGAACACGGGGTGGCCCCCTGGTATGGCACCCTGATCGGCATGGGCATCGCTGGACTGCTGGCCTGGGGGTGGGGTTCCATGACCTTCCGCCTGCGGGGCAGTTACTTCACCTTATCGAGCATTGCTGTGGCAGAAATCCTCAGGCTGGTGGCCCTCAATGAAAGCTGGCTGACCGGAGGGGCAGAAGGCAAATTCATGGCCGACCTGCCGAAACTCTTTGGCACCTTCGACCTCTTTGACCGCAAGGTGGAGTTCTATGTGGCCCTCGGGTTTGTCACGCTGGTGCTGCTGTTTCTGCACTGGCTGAAATCCGCGAAACTGGGCTTTTACTTCCGTGCCGTTCGCGAAGATGAGGATGGAGCGATGGCCCTGGGGGTGAACCCCGCCAAAGCCAAAAGCACCGCCTTCATCCTCTCTGCGGTTTTCACGGCGATGGGCGGAGCCATCTACGCCCTGTACCTGCAGGCCCTGGAACCCGACAACCTGATGCTGGTGGCCTTCTCCATCCAGATTGCCCTGCTGTGCATCATCGGTGGACGGGGCACCCTGTATGGTGGCCTGGTCGGAGCCATTCTGCTGGGGGTGCCCAGTGAGATCTTCCGGGCACAACTGCAGGAAGCAAACCTGCTGGTGTACGGGATTCTGATTGTGCTGGTGATCCTGTACCTGCCCAAAGGGGTGATGGGCACCCTGGAACACTGGTGGTACCGCAAGAACCACCCGCTGGAGAAAGGAGGCAAGTGA
- a CDS encoding ABC transporter ATP-binding protein, with protein sequence MQAQNTQTALPLDFSQVPPILEARNITVTFGQNLAVSQVDLTLRPGEIIGLIGPNGAGKTTFFNALTGFVRKTGTVTFQGRDISNLPAYDLPRLGIARTFQVERPFEDMTVLENVTISSFLKHPAPKDARTHAREALHRVGLLDRAEQKCSELNLARRRRLEVAKALALEPKVLFLDEVIAGLNPPAQAEMIQIIRGLAAEGMGIVMVEHIMKVIMSLSNHVICLAFGKKLAEGTPQNVARNPEVITAYLGSDHD encoded by the coding sequence ATGCAGGCCCAGAACACCCAGACTGCTCTACCCCTGGATTTCTCCCAGGTTCCGCCCATCCTGGAAGCCCGCAACATCACCGTCACCTTCGGTCAGAACCTCGCGGTGTCCCAGGTGGACCTGACCCTCAGGCCCGGAGAGATCATTGGCCTGATCGGACCCAACGGAGCAGGGAAGACCACCTTCTTCAATGCCCTCACCGGATTTGTCAGAAAGACGGGCACCGTGACCTTTCAGGGCAGGGACATCTCCAACCTCCCTGCTTACGACCTCCCACGCCTCGGGATTGCCCGCACCTTCCAGGTGGAAAGGCCCTTTGAGGACATGACCGTGCTGGAAAACGTCACCATCTCCAGCTTCCTGAAGCACCCTGCTCCAAAAGATGCCCGTACCCACGCCAGAGAAGCCCTGCACCGGGTGGGCCTGCTGGACCGCGCAGAACAGAAATGCAGTGAACTGAACCTTGCCCGCAGGCGCAGGCTGGAAGTCGCCAAGGCCCTCGCGCTTGAACCGAAAGTGCTCTTTCTGGACGAGGTGATCGCAGGCCTCAACCCCCCTGCACAGGCAGAAATGATCCAGATCATCCGGGGTCTGGCTGCAGAAGGCATGGGCATCGTGATGGTGGAACACATCATGAAGGTGATCATGAGCTTATCAAATCACGTGATCTGTCTGGCGTTCGGCAAAAAACTTGCAGAAGGCACCCCGCAAAACGTCGCCAGAAACCCTGAAGTGATCACCGCCTACCTGGGGAGCGACCATGACTGA
- a CDS encoding ABC transporter ATP-binding protein — MTDLKPPLLEVKNLDIAYGDVQVVFDISMVIHPQELVGLVGGNGSGKSTILRAISGMLKPRAGQILYQGQEIGGMKPHQLTDLGIAHVPMGRQLFGNMTVEENLEMGAYLPRVKPRRKASLEKVYAFFPRLQEKRKFMAGSLSGGEQQMIAIGRALMSEPTLLLMDEPSLGLAPLVVQEVMRVIDSLRELQLTVLLVEQNVRQVLKVTDRSYVLEHGRLVVEGQSSLLMENPEVKRAYLGL; from the coding sequence ATGACTGACCTCAAACCCCCACTGCTGGAAGTGAAAAACCTCGACATTGCCTACGGGGATGTGCAGGTGGTGTTTGACATCTCCATGGTGATCCATCCACAGGAACTCGTCGGTCTGGTCGGCGGGAACGGCTCAGGCAAGTCCACCATCCTGAGGGCCATCTCCGGCATGCTCAAACCCCGCGCCGGACAGATCCTCTACCAGGGTCAGGAAATTGGCGGCATGAAACCCCACCAGCTCACCGATCTGGGCATTGCCCACGTCCCAATGGGCAGGCAGCTGTTCGGCAACATGACCGTGGAGGAAAACCTGGAGATGGGCGCTTACCTCCCCAGGGTCAAGCCCAGACGCAAAGCCTCCCTGGAAAAAGTCTATGCTTTTTTCCCGAGGCTCCAGGAGAAACGCAAATTCATGGCGGGTTCCCTCTCGGGAGGCGAGCAGCAGATGATCGCCATCGGACGGGCCCTCATGAGTGAACCCACCCTGCTCCTGATGGATGAGCCCTCCCTGGGCCTTGCCCCACTGGTGGTGCAGGAGGTCATGCGGGTGATCGACTCGCTGCGCGAACTGCAACTCACGGTGCTGCTGGTGGAACAAAATGTGCGCCAGGTCCTGAAAGTCACCGACCGCTCTTACGTGCTGGAACACGGGCGACTGGTGGTGGAAGGCCAGAGCAGCCTCCTGATGGAAAACCCTGAGGTGAAACGGGCATACCTGGGGTTGTGA